CATCGGCTTGCCATTCACCAGATCGTCGCTGGCGGTCATCTCGGAGACCACCAGGCCGGCGCCCAAAGTGGCAGCGAGTCGCCGGAAGGGCGCGTCAGTGATGCCGGACATGGGCGCAAGAAGAACCCGGTTGGCGACAGCAATATCGCCTATTTTCAATGGGTTACGAGGAGTACTTTGCACGCCGGTCACAGCCGTCTCGTCGTTTTGCAGCCACGCCATTGCAGCTGACATCGTCTATTCTGCGCACAATTCTTGTGCAGTCAAGGCTCATGCCTACGGTTTAGACATTTGTACCACCGACGCAAGTGCACCGCAACAAAATCTGCTTTTCCCACAGTCAGCGGCAAACGCTCTGTTTTTGCGCAGCGGTCATGCTAAGGGCTGTGCGCGGCGGGCGATCCCCGCCGTCCCCCTCATCCCAGATTCGTCTGTCACTGGTTCAAAATGCCGAAGCTTGAGCGTACCGCAGCTATTCTTGTCGCAGCCGGCCGTGGACTTCGCGCCGGCGCAGGCGGTCCGAAGCAATATCGGACGATCGGCGGGCAGACCGTGATCTACCGCGCCATGGAGGCGTTCTCCGGACATCCTGACGTCTTTGCGGTGCAGCCGGTGGTCAATCCTGACGATGCCGCGCTGTTCGATGAAGCGGTCGCGGGCCTTCGTCACCGACCGCCGACACCAGGCGGCGCGACCCGGCAGGCCTCGGTCCATGCCGGGCTCGAGGCGCTCGCCGCCGAGAAGCCGGACATCGTGCTGATCCATGACGCCGCCCGTCCCTTCGTGACCGAAGCCGTGATCTCACGCGCGATCGCGGCAGCCGGCCGGACCGGCGCGGCGATCCCCGTCATTCCCGTCACCGACACGATCAAGCTCACCGGCGATACCGGCGATGTCGAAGCGACGCCGGAGCGCGCGCGCCTGCGGATCGCGCAGACGCCGCAGGCGTTTCGTTTCGACGTAATATTGGAAGCGCATCGTCGTGCCGCGCGCGAGGGCCGCAGCGATTTCACCGATGATGCCGCGCTTGCTGAATGGGCGGGATTGACCGTTGCGACGTTTGAAGGCGATGCTGCCAACATGAAACTCACCACCCCCGAAGACTTCGTGCGCGAGGAAGCGCGGCTCGCCAGCCAGCTCGGCGACATCAGGACCGGCACCGGCTACGACGTGCATGCCTTTGGCGAAGGCGATCACGTGATGATCTGCGGCGTGCGCGTGCCGCACAGCAAGGGGTTCCTTGCCCATTCCGACGGCGATGTCGGATTGCATGCGCTGGTCGACGCCATCCTCGGCGCGCTGGCCGACGGCGACATCGGCTCGCACTTCCCGCCGAGCGATGCCAAGTGGAAGGGCGCTTCCTCCGACCAATTCCTGAAATATGCCGTCGAGCGCGTTACCGCGCGCGGCGGGCGGATCGCCAACCTCGAAGTGACGCTGATCTGCGAGCGGCCGAAGATCGGTCCGCTGCGCGACACCATGCGGGCGAAGATCGCGGAGATCTCCGGTGTCCACATCTCGCGCGTCGCAGTCAAGGCCACCACCAGCGAGCGGCTCGGCTTCACCGGTCGCGAGGAAGGCATCGCGGCGACCGCGAGCGCCACGGTCCGCCTGCCTTGGGACGAGCAAGGTTGGGACGACAAGGGCCGGAGTGCCTGACATGGGCGGCAGCGACGCTCGTGCCCTCTCCCGCTCGCTGCTCGACCTGTGCCGGATGCGCAAGCTCACGATTGCGACCGCCGAATCCTGCACCGGCGGCCTGGTCGCTGGCGCGCTCACCGACATCCCCGGTTCGTCCGACGTCATTGACCGCGGCTTCGTGACTTATTCGAACGAGGCCAAGCGGGTGATGCTTGGCGTAAAGGCGGCGACGCTGGAGACGTTTGGCGCGGTGAGCAAGGAAACCGCGACCGCGATGGCGATCGGTGCGCTGGAGAAGGCCGGCGTCGACCTTGCGGTCTCGATCACCGGAATCGCCGGCCCCGGCGGGGCGACGCCAGGCAAGCCGGTAGGCCTCGTGCATTTCGCTGTCGCCGCACGCGACGGCCGCATCCTCCATCGTGAGCAGCGGTTCGGCGCGATCGGCCGCAGCGCGGTGCGGCAGCGTTCCGTCGTCGAGGCGCTGCGCATGCTGATGGAACTCGCGCGCCCGCCGCAGGCCGCAAAACCCCGCCGAGAGACTGCCAGCCGGTTGCGACCACGAGTGGCCCGTTCGCCGCGCAGCCACGCCGCGAAACGGCGGCGGCCGCCGCGCGGATGAGACCGGCCGCGGCACCGGCCTCCATATGCTGACCCGCTCTTGATTCACATCAGGTTCTTGCGACGCTCGAGCTCCGCCTCAGTTGGCGTATCGAATTCGAACGAGCCGGTCTTCACCTCGCCGTCTGGAACGTATTTGGCGTGGATGACGCCGGACGGCATGACCTGCGAAGACACCAGCTTCAGATTGCCTGGCTGGCCGCTGTCGGCGAACAGGCGCTTGCCCTTGCCGAGGATGAGCGGCGCGATGAAGAGATTGAGCTCATCGACGAGGCCGGCGGCCAGCAATGTCTTGAGAAAATCACTCGATCCCTGGGTGAGGAGATTCGGTCCGTCGGACTGCTTCAACTTCTTCAAAGCGCCGACGGCGTCGGCCCCAAGCGTCTCGCTGTTCTGCCAGCTCAGCTTGCGGGTGGCGTCGCGGGTGGCGACATATTTCGTGATGCGATCGAACAGCGGGCCGATCGGATCGCTCTTGTCGACATAGGGCCAGTGCGCGGCAAAGATGTCGTAGGTCTTGCGGCCAAGCAGCAGATCGAACGGACTGGCGAACATCTCGCCGATGACCTCGCCGGTCTTCTCGTCGAACAGCGGCGCGAACCAGCCGCCGAAGCTGAAGCCGCCGATCGGATCTTCCTGCGGGCCGCCGGGGGACTGCATGACGCCGTCCAGGCTGATGAAGGCGCCAACAACAATCTTTCTCACTTCGAGCTCCCTGGGTGATTATCATCGAGATGACCCAAGGACGACGTGGACGGGGAGAATCCGACACTCTGCGCGAAATTCTTCGCAAGACTTCCGGCAGTGTCGTCCCATCGCGCGAATCCTGGTCACGTCAGGTCGGGCATGGGCCGGTCGTGTCAATTGCGACTTAGTGACACCATCTCAAGTGGAACCCTGACGTCGCTTCGCAGTTTCTTCCGTTCCAACATGCGGTGTTTCAACCGCAATCCCACAACAAGGAGAAAATGATGAAGTTGGGAACTTTGGTCGTGGCCGCAATTGCCGCGGGCGCCATGACGCTGACCACGATTGCACCCTCAGCTGCCGCGCCGCTCGCGCCCGCGCATTTGCAGGGCCAGCCCAGCTCCGTCGCGCACGTGCAGTACCGCCACTGGCACGGCGGCCCGCGTCACGGTTACCACGGTGGCTATCGCGGCGGCTACTACGGCCACCGTCATCACGGCCGCGGCAATGCCGGCGCGGTGATCGGCGGGCTTGCGGCCGGCGCGATCATCGGCGGCGCGATCGCGGCGAGCCAGGCGAAGGCCAACAACGACGCCTATTGCTCCCGGCGTTTCCGCTCCTACGATCCCGCATCCGGCACCTACATCGCCTCCGGCGGCGTGCGCCGTTCCTGCCCGTAAGTCGGCGCGCGGAACGATTTCCGATCCGCAACAGTCGGTCACGAGTTGACCAGCCTAATCAAAATCGACGGCCCAAGGCCGTCAACATGAAACTGGTTCAGGTCGACCGCCGGCTTGACCTGAACCTTCGGTACAGCGGCGCACGTTTGCAGGTCGCGGTCAGGATCGGCATGAAACAATCCTCATGCCGCCAACGCTCTGGAACCTCGCCGCGTCGGTGCGTAGCTGTCGCGAGCATCCGGGCTCCGTCAGCAATTCTCAGCGCGCCATGCGAGCGCGGGATTGAGCGGGGCGCGTGCTGCTTGCAGCTCCGGCAGATCCGTTTCGGATCTGAAGCTCATGCCTGATCCATTCCAGGTGATCCTGAATCGCAGCTTCGTTCCGCTTGCAGTAAGACCATTTGTGGTGCCGTCGAACCGCGATGAACCCTGCGCGCTTGAGAATCTCAAGATGCCGGCTTGCGGTGGGTTGCGTAATCGCAAGGGCCTCCGCGATCAGCGTCATGCAAACCCCAACTTCGACGGGATCGGCCGACCGTTGATGGCCGAAGTGCCTCCGAGGCCTGGCCAAGAGCCTCAATATCAGCATCCTGGCTTCGCTGGCCAGCGCTCTGATCTGTGCGGATCGTTCCATGCGCCGATCATATTGTCATTTAGCCAAATGACAATATGATCGCGCGCTGCGATGCAGGAAGTCGTTGGGCACGTTGATGACTGATGGATCCGCCGACGAGCCAGGAGACCTGGATGATGCGGCGCCCGCTCGGATTTCAGGTCGGGCGCCGGATCGCGCTGCAACGACGATGCGGCCCGGACACCACGCCTCGCTGAGCGTCGTGGCCCCAATGCTGTTTCTGGTCATGTGGAGCAGCGGTGCAATTTTCGTAAAGCTTGGCCTCATGAGTTCGTCCGTTTGGACGTTCCTTGCCGTTCGCTCCATCGGCGCGACGCTTGTGCTCTCGGTCGTCCTGCTCGTGGCGTTTCGATCCGACTTTCGCGCCGCCCTGGCCCTGCCTGGTCGAACCGTCCTTTGGGCGATCTCGGTCGGCCTGTTGCTACAGGCGGGCTACCAAGGCGCCTATTTCCTGGCTATCGCCCACGGACTGTCACCCAGCACCCTCACGATCATACTGGGTGCTCAGCCTCTGCTCACCCCCTGGATCGCACGAGAAAGGGTGCCGTGGCGGGGCATGGTGCTCTTGCTGGCCGCATTCTTGGGACTGGTATTGGCCGTCGTCGGCACACGCGCGGTAGGCGACGGTTCCGTTTCGGGTGTCGGGTTCGGGGTGATTGCGCTTCTGGCCATCACCGTTGGGACCGCATTGCAGAAGCAAATCGGCGTCGCCGTCGCGCGCTCGATCGTTTGGCAATATATCGGCTCGGCGCTCGTCTTCGGAACAGTCGTGGCGGTGACCGGTTGGCGAGCCACGCTGGATGTCGGCTTCCTGATCTCCGCCGCATGGATGATACTCGTCGTGTCAGTTGGCGCGAACGTACTGCTCCTCTATCTGCTGTCACGACATCAGGCGTCGAAAATCGGCGTCGTATTCTATTTTGTACCGATCGTCACCATGATCGGAGAGCACTACATCTATGGCACGCCGCAAAGTGCGGAAACGGTGATCGGAGCTGCGATCCTCGTGCTGTCCTCGTTGGCCTTTGCCAGGCTCGACCGGTACTGCCGCATCGGAGCACCCGCTGATCGACGCGGACGCATTGCGGCGCGTTTCGCAACGAGAGCGCTTACGTTGACAGCTGCGGCTTGCCGTAAATCTGGTCGGCCCGCTTCTCGAAAGCAAGCGCAAAGCGTCCGAATGCGGCGTCGAACATCGAGCCCATCAGCATCGCCAGCATCCGACTCCTGAATTCGTAGTCCAGGAAGAAGCCGACATCGCATTCGGTCTCCGACTTCGGCTCGAAGCTCCAGCGGTTCTCCAGATTGCTGAACGGGCCGCGCAGATATTCGACCAGGATCTTCAAGTTGGGCCGATCGAGCGTCACCTTGCTGGTGAAGGTTTCCCGCACCAGCTTGAAGGAGACC
The window above is part of the Bradyrhizobium sp. PSBB068 genome. Proteins encoded here:
- a CDS encoding dihydrofolate reductase, which codes for MRKIVVGAFISLDGVMQSPGGPQEDPIGGFSFGGWFAPLFDEKTGEVIGEMFASPFDLLLGRKTYDIFAAHWPYVDKSDPIGPLFDRITKYVATRDATRKLSWQNSETLGADAVGALKKLKQSDGPNLLTQGSSDFLKTLLAAGLVDELNLFIAPLILGKGKRLFADSGQPGNLKLVSSQVMPSGVIHAKYVPDGEVKTGSFEFDTPTEAELERRKNLM
- a CDS encoding bifunctional 2-C-methyl-D-erythritol 4-phosphate cytidylyltransferase/2-C-methyl-D-erythritol 2,4-cyclodiphosphate synthase — encoded protein: MPKLERTAAILVAAGRGLRAGAGGPKQYRTIGGQTVIYRAMEAFSGHPDVFAVQPVVNPDDAALFDEAVAGLRHRPPTPGGATRQASVHAGLEALAAEKPDIVLIHDAARPFVTEAVISRAIAAAGRTGAAIPVIPVTDTIKLTGDTGDVEATPERARLRIAQTPQAFRFDVILEAHRRAAREGRSDFTDDAALAEWAGLTVATFEGDAANMKLTTPEDFVREEARLASQLGDIRTGTGYDVHAFGEGDHVMICGVRVPHSKGFLAHSDGDVGLHALVDAILGALADGDIGSHFPPSDAKWKGASSDQFLKYAVERVTARGGRIANLEVTLICERPKIGPLRDTMRAKIAEISGVHISRVAVKATTSERLGFTGREEGIAATASATVRLPWDEQGWDDKGRSA
- a CDS encoding BA14K family protein, yielding MMKLGTLVVAAIAAGAMTLTTIAPSAAAPLAPAHLQGQPSSVAHVQYRHWHGGPRHGYHGGYRGGYYGHRHHGRGNAGAVIGGLAAGAIIGGAIAASQAKANNDAYCSRRFRSYDPASGTYIASGGVRRSCP
- a CDS encoding CinA family protein, whose translation is MGGSDARALSRSLLDLCRMRKLTIATAESCTGGLVAGALTDIPGSSDVIDRGFVTYSNEAKRVMLGVKAATLETFGAVSKETATAMAIGALEKAGVDLAVSITGIAGPGGATPGKPVGLVHFAVAARDGRILHREQRFGAIGRSAVRQRSVVEALRMLMELARPPQAAKPRRETASRLRPRVARSPRSHAAKRRRPPRG
- a CDS encoding type II toxin-antitoxin system RatA family toxin, whose translation is MPRFSSKRRVRHTAPQMFDLVADVERYPEFVPLCQALKIRQRTPKDDGTEIVVADMTVSFKLVRETFTSKVTLDRPNLKILVEYLRGPFSNLENRWSFEPKSETECDVGFFLDYEFRSRMLAMLMGSMFDAAFGRFALAFEKRADQIYGKPQLST
- a CDS encoding winged helix-turn-helix transcriptional regulator, producing MERSAQIRALASEARMLILRLLARPRRHFGHQRSADPVEVGVCMTLIAEALAITQPTASRHLEILKRAGFIAVRRHHKWSYCKRNEAAIQDHLEWIRHELQIRNGSAGAASSTRPAQSRARMAR